From Streptomyces yatensis, one genomic window encodes:
- a CDS encoding pyruvate dehydrogenase, translating into MAKQTVAEQYVDILVRAGVRRMYGVVGDSLNPVVDAIRRNAAIDWIQVRHEETAAFAAGAEAQLTGSLAACAGSCGPGHVHLLNGLYDAHRSMAPVIALASHIPSSEIGTSYFQETHPERLFQECSDYCEMISNPQQMPRVLQTAVQHAIGRSGVSVVALPGDIAARPAPERAEEHALVTSRPTVRPGDAEIDRLARMVNEAERVTLFCGRGCAGAHDEVMAFAELVKAPVGHALRGKEWIQYDNPYDVGMSGLLGYGAAYEATHECDLLILLGTDFPYGAFLPDDVRTVQVDVRAEHLGRRSKLDLAVWGDVRETLGCLTPKVRPKSDRRFLDRMLKKHADALEGVVKAYTRRVDKHIPIHPEYVASVLDEEAADDAIFTVDTGMCNVWAARYLSPNGRRRMIGSFTHGSMANALPQAIGAQFLDRRRQVVSMSGDGGFTMLMGDFLTLVQYDLPVKVVLFNNSALSMVELEMLVSGLPAHGTGYHNPDFAQIARAAGAYGERVEKPKHLRTALRAALRHKGPALLDVVTDPNALSIPPKIKAEMVTGFALSASKMVLEGGVGRMVQMARSNLRNVPRP; encoded by the coding sequence ATGGCCAAGCAGACCGTGGCGGAGCAATACGTGGACATCCTGGTGCGCGCCGGCGTGCGGCGGATGTACGGGGTGGTCGGCGACAGCCTCAACCCCGTCGTGGACGCGATCCGCCGCAACGCCGCGATCGACTGGATCCAGGTGCGGCACGAGGAGACCGCGGCCTTCGCCGCCGGTGCCGAGGCGCAGCTCACCGGGTCCCTCGCCGCCTGTGCGGGCTCCTGCGGCCCCGGGCATGTCCATCTGCTCAACGGGCTCTACGACGCCCATCGCTCGATGGCGCCGGTCATCGCCCTCGCCTCGCACATCCCCAGCAGCGAGATCGGCACCAGCTACTTCCAGGAGACCCATCCCGAGCGGCTGTTCCAGGAGTGCAGCGACTACTGCGAGATGATCTCCAACCCCCAGCAGATGCCGCGTGTGCTGCAGACCGCCGTCCAGCACGCGATCGGCCGCAGCGGGGTCAGCGTGGTCGCCCTCCCGGGCGACATCGCCGCCCGCCCGGCGCCCGAGCGCGCCGAGGAGCACGCGCTGGTGACCTCCCGGCCCACCGTGCGCCCGGGCGACGCGGAGATCGACCGGCTCGCCCGTATGGTCAACGAGGCCGAGCGGGTCACGCTCTTCTGCGGCCGGGGTTGCGCCGGGGCGCACGACGAGGTGATGGCCTTCGCCGAACTGGTGAAGGCGCCGGTGGGGCACGCCCTGCGCGGCAAGGAGTGGATCCAGTACGACAACCCGTACGACGTCGGCATGAGCGGTCTGCTCGGCTACGGCGCGGCGTACGAGGCCACCCACGAATGCGATCTGCTGATCCTGCTGGGCACCGACTTCCCGTACGGCGCCTTCCTGCCCGACGATGTGCGGACCGTGCAGGTGGACGTCCGCGCCGAGCATCTGGGCCGCCGCTCCAAGCTGGACCTGGCCGTGTGGGGCGACGTCCGCGAGACGCTGGGCTGTCTGACGCCGAAGGTGCGCCCCAAGTCCGACCGCCGCTTCCTCGACCGGATGCTGAAGAAGCACGCCGACGCGCTGGAGGGCGTGGTCAAGGCGTACACCCGCCGGGTCGACAAGCACATCCCGATCCACCCGGAGTACGTGGCCTCGGTGCTGGACGAGGAGGCCGCCGATGACGCGATCTTCACCGTGGACACCGGGATGTGCAATGTGTGGGCCGCGCGCTATCTGTCCCCCAACGGCCGCCGCCGGATGATCGGCTCCTTCACCCACGGCTCGATGGCCAACGCGCTGCCGCAGGCGATCGGCGCCCAGTTCCTGGACCGCCGCCGCCAGGTGGTCTCGATGTCCGGCGACGGCGGATTCACCATGCTGATGGGCGACTTCCTCACCCTCGTCCAGTACGACCTGCCGGTGAAGGTGGTCCTCTTCAACAACTCCGCACTGAGCATGGTCGAGTTGGAGATGCTGGTCTCGGGCCTGCCCGCGCACGGCACCGGCTACCACAACCCCGACTTCGCCCAGATCGCCCGCGCCGCCGGGGCGTACGGCGAGCGGGTGGAGAAGCCCAAGCACCTGCGTACCGCGCTGCGCGCAGCGCTGCGCCACAAGGGGCCCGCGCTCCTGGACGTCGTCACGGATCCCAACGCGCTGTCCATCCCGCCCAAGATCAAGGCGGAGATGGTGACCGGCTTCGCGCTCTCGGCCAGCAAGATGGTGCTGGAAGGGGGCGTCGGCAGGATGGTCCAGATGGCCCGCTCGAACCTCCGCAACGTGCCGCGCCCCTGA
- a CDS encoding protein phosphatase 2C domain-containing protein — MGSGDGPGRAGPGEAPGRSGPGGVPDRTGSGDAPGRSGPGSASRRSGPGGAPGRAGASVPPPPPPPPPPRDARPPAPPRPATPRPDPSRPWRAAAASYVGDEPPTYEAEPTTLPVVDPEELRDLVPDTVLEGARYGTLTLRAASLRGDSARYRGEPRRDALLAVRFGIGDSALVLVAVASGQPAAPGAHRVARELCEWIAAAVGRNQARLTEDIHTANRGALSSGLHRLTDRAYGRLRAGATVRGLAPADHTASVRCLLLPAHPACRTRVFFGVGDGGLFRLRDGVWQDLEPAGGERDTVGGPVLGYGGGRPPAQQPSQPSQPPQPPRPPYAPADPSSAAPTAPDPGSDPAPAHGPFRFRASVARPGDTLLLCSAGLAEPLRGEAALADRLAERWDTAEAPGLAAFLADAQTGVKGYADDRTAAAVWEA, encoded by the coding sequence ATGGGTTCGGGGGATGGGCCTGGACGCGCGGGCCCGGGGGAGGCGCCCGGGCGCTCCGGCCCGGGAGGCGTACCCGACCGCACGGGTTCAGGGGACGCCCCCGGACGCTCCGGCCCGGGGAGTGCGTCCCGGCGCTCCGGCCCGGGAGGCGCGCCCGGGCGTGCGGGGGCTTCGGTCCCGCCGCCTCCGCCGCCCCCGCCCCCGCCACGTGACGCCCGGCCGCCCGCTCCGCCCCGGCCCGCCACCCCGCGCCCCGACCCCTCCCGGCCCTGGCGGGCCGCCGCGGCGTCGTACGTCGGCGACGAGCCGCCCACGTACGAGGCCGAGCCGACCACGCTTCCCGTCGTCGACCCCGAGGAGCTGCGGGACCTGGTCCCCGACACCGTGCTGGAGGGCGCCCGTTACGGCACGCTGACGCTCCGGGCGGCCTCGCTGCGCGGCGACTCGGCCCGCTATCGAGGCGAGCCGCGGCGGGACGCGCTGCTCGCGGTGCGGTTCGGGATCGGGGACAGCGCGCTCGTCCTGGTGGCCGTGGCGAGTGGGCAGCCCGCGGCCCCGGGGGCGCACCGGGTGGCGCGCGAGCTGTGCGAGTGGATCGCCGCGGCGGTCGGCCGCAATCAGGCCCGGCTGACGGAGGACATCCACACCGCCAACCGCGGCGCGCTCAGCTCCGGGCTGCACCGGCTCACCGACCGTGCCTACGGGCGGCTGCGCGCCGGTGCGACCGTACGCGGCCTCGCCCCCGCCGACCACACCGCGTCGGTCCGCTGTCTGTTGCTCCCGGCGCATCCGGCCTGCCGTACCCGGGTGTTCTTCGGCGTCGGCGACGGCGGGCTGTTCCGGCTGCGGGACGGCGTCTGGCAGGACCTGGAACCCGCCGGGGGCGAGCGGGACACCGTGGGCGGCCCCGTCCTCGGCTACGGCGGCGGCCGCCCACCCGCCCAGCAACCATCGCAACCATCTCAACCACCACAACCGCCCCGCCCGCCGTATGCGCCGGCCGACCCCTCATCCGCCGCACCCACCGCGCCCGACCCCGGCTCCGATCCCGCCCCCGCCCACGGACCCTTCCGTTTCCGCGCCTCCGTAGCCCGACCGGGCGACACCCTTTTGCTGTGCAGCGCGGGCCTCGCCGAACCCCTGCGCGGCGAGGCCGCCCTCGCCGATCGCTTGGCCGAACGCTGGGACACGGCCGAGGCGCCGGGCCTCGCCGCGTTCCTCGCCGACGCCCAGACGGGGGTAAAGGGATACGCCGACGACCGTACGGCGGCCGCCGTCTGGGAGGCGTAA